Proteins from one Ranitomeya variabilis isolate aRanVar5 chromosome 1, aRanVar5.hap1, whole genome shotgun sequence genomic window:
- the LOC143763892 gene encoding uncharacterized protein LOC143763892 — MADRRHADTGVTRRLWDEVCRNLFPRRESLHPQQQSKLVGKIRKRWRSLRDRFKREFNDEMKAPSGSAGRKRSKYKYGQALSFLRRTMLSRVTFSSHRAPASSSAPSGAIPPESATEGHVGRPHTSVPSSDPSVLSSDPSVPSTSSAPSSGALLQASLLASDAEQLAFPLPHPSDPATSTPPLGSWRQRQRGQERSYAPEFLHLNASFQGSFKILGEQVTAGFNMVQSRISETSQETSSRLDRLHSAVSPDPANLFFQSMLMSMEKLSFEQQMRVMNTCHNAALQAINESTHTPHRTSTPIPHQAPFPHHTPHYQTQPQYPHQQHYQTQLQSPHQHHYQTPRHSHYPTQSQYPTQSPQQSRPLDQITSPMFSLLNFSLPPTPTPPPSGQPLGLTPTSTAPQTSRVSPPIDVVQPSGTSSSHISTQHFENL; from the exons atggctgaccgcaggcatgctgataccggtgtcacccgtcggctctgggacgaagtgtgtcgcaacctgtttccaaggcgggagagccttcatcctcagcagcagagcaaactag ttggaaagattaggaagcggtggcggtcactgagggatcgctttaagagggaattcaatgatgagatgaaggccccgagtggctctgcaggaaggaagaggagcaaatataaatatggccaggccctctccttcctgaggcgaacaatgctaagcagagt caccttctccagccaccgggcgcctgcatcttcctctgcgccctctggagcgatccctcctgagtccgccactgagggccacgtcggtaggccccacacctctgtcccctcctctgacccctctgtcctctcctctgacccctctgtcccctccacttcatccgccccaagcagtggagcattattgcaggcttcattgctcgcatctgatgctgaacagttagcgttccctttaccccacccctctgatcctgccacctcgacaccaccattaggttcgtggcggcagcgccagaggggtcaggaaaggagctatgctcctgagttcttacacctgaatgcatccttccaaggctctttcaaaattttgggagagcaagtgactgctggtttcaacatggtgcaatcacgcatcagtgaaacaagccaggaaaccagcagtcgcttggataggctgcattcagctgtaagtcccgatccggccaacctttttttccaatccatgctcatgagcatggagaagctttcttttgagcaacagatgcgggtaatgaatacctgccataatgctgcactgcaggccattaatgaatcgacccacacacctcaccgcacctccactccaattccacaccaggccccatttccacaccataccccccattaccaaacccagccccaatacccacaccagcagcattaccaaacccagctccaatccccacaccagcaccattaccaaaccccacgccactcccactaccctacccagtcacaatacccgacccagtccccacaacaatcccggcccctagaccaaattacttccccaatgttttccttactgaacttttctcttccacctaccccaacaccacccccctctggtcagcctcttggtttaacccccacttccactgcaccccaaacaagtagggtttccccacctatcgacgtggtccaaccttccggcacatcctcctctcatatctccacccaacactttgaaaatttgtaa